A genomic region of Microlunatus sagamiharensis contains the following coding sequences:
- a CDS encoding Na+/H+ antiporter subunit A — translation MTLLLAVHLGVALVAPWLLRALRCRAFYVLALVPAATAVWTALQGPTVLAGGVVSERFAWIPALGIDVSFRMGLLQWVLTLVVSGIGALVLFYCRFYFSHDEPPLRTGAVLLAFAGAMTGLVTSDDLIGLYVFWELTTVFSYLLVGHNPRFAANRRAALTALIVTTFGGLAMLTGIVLLGVRYDTFSLSGVLDAAAAGGVGSAYVVTAVMLLLVGALTKSALVPFHFWLPGAMAAPTPVSAYLHAAAMVKAGVYLVAVLAPVFAQTPGWRPVLLTLGAATMILGGWRSLRQYDIKVLLAYGTVSQLGFLMVLCGIGTRSAALGGLALLVAHALFKSTLFLVVGIVDHSTGTRDLRRLSGVGRRMPVVAGAALLAGASMAALPPTLGFTAKEAGFESLTYLVGGDGTAVAPLPAALLAATLVAGSALTVAYTLRFWWGAFVGKRDAYFLDASGQDRPVTACHPVPAGFAAAPVLLGLLCLAGGFVGRQLTEGFAGYVDAFAVGEESHGIALWHGFSVPLLMSALAVAGGVVLFWQRAFIARAQSTFPAPYEAETAYQRIMRGLDRLSVETTAVTQRGSVPVYLTSILAVLVVFPGGALLLVRDWPTVRLFDSPAQLLAGAVMAVAAITAATSRGRLRAVMLAGVTGYGVAVLFLLHGAPDLALTQVLVETVTLVIFSLVLRKLPKYFTTRPLSSSRWWRLVVALLVGGVVVGIALVAAGARVAVPVSITYPEVAYTFGYGKNVVNVTLVDIRSWDTMGEVAVLVVAATGVASLIFLRSRYSARPVRPEAPTGGGAVGRTVWLRGGETLSPTRRSIVFEVVTRVLFPVMIVVSVYLLVAGHNAPGGGFAGGLVAGMALMVRYLAAGSRELDEAAPVDAGKVLGGGLALAALGLLAPVVIGGRIGQSYDISVDFGALEAVRTPFGELAVMGSPHLVTSVFFDIGIYLIVNGVMLDLARSLGSGIDTHEAEDRAPAPHPHETTARPSRRAPMPERGSSPVGAP, via the coding sequence GTGACCCTGCTGCTCGCCGTGCACCTCGGTGTCGCCCTCGTGGCGCCGTGGCTCCTGCGCGCCCTGCGGTGCCGGGCCTTCTACGTCCTCGCGCTGGTGCCGGCGGCGACCGCGGTGTGGACCGCGCTGCAGGGCCCGACGGTGCTCGCCGGGGGCGTCGTCAGCGAACGCTTCGCCTGGATCCCCGCCCTCGGGATCGACGTCAGCTTCCGGATGGGGCTGCTGCAGTGGGTCCTGACCCTCGTGGTCAGCGGCATCGGCGCCCTGGTGCTCTTCTACTGCCGCTTCTACTTCTCCCACGACGAGCCGCCGCTGCGCACCGGGGCCGTGCTCCTGGCCTTCGCCGGCGCGATGACCGGGCTCGTCACCTCCGACGACCTGATCGGGCTCTACGTCTTCTGGGAGCTCACCACCGTCTTCAGCTACCTGCTGGTCGGCCACAACCCGCGGTTCGCGGCGAACCGCCGCGCCGCGCTCACCGCGCTGATCGTGACCACCTTCGGTGGCCTGGCCATGCTGACCGGCATCGTCCTGCTCGGCGTCCGCTACGACACCTTCTCGCTGTCGGGCGTCCTCGACGCGGCCGCCGCGGGCGGGGTCGGTTCGGCGTACGTGGTGACCGCGGTGATGCTGCTGCTCGTCGGCGCCCTGACGAAGTCGGCCCTGGTGCCCTTCCACTTCTGGCTGCCCGGCGCGATGGCCGCGCCGACGCCGGTCAGCGCCTACCTGCACGCCGCGGCCATGGTCAAGGCGGGCGTCTACCTCGTCGCCGTCCTCGCCCCGGTCTTCGCGCAGACCCCCGGGTGGCGGCCGGTCCTGCTCACGCTCGGCGCGGCCACGATGATCCTCGGCGGCTGGCGCTCGCTGCGGCAGTACGACATCAAGGTCCTGCTCGCGTACGGCACGGTGAGCCAGCTGGGCTTCCTGATGGTGCTGTGCGGCATCGGCACCCGCTCGGCCGCCCTGGGTGGGCTGGCCCTGCTGGTCGCCCACGCGCTGTTCAAGTCGACGCTCTTCCTCGTGGTGGGGATCGTCGACCACAGCACCGGCACCCGCGACCTGCGCCGCCTGAGCGGCGTCGGCCGGCGCATGCCAGTGGTGGCGGGAGCCGCGCTCCTGGCCGGGGCCTCGATGGCCGCGCTCCCGCCGACGCTGGGGTTCACGGCCAAGGAGGCCGGGTTCGAGAGCCTGACCTACCTGGTCGGCGGGGACGGCACGGCCGTGGCCCCGCTGCCCGCCGCGCTGCTCGCGGCGACGCTCGTCGCCGGCTCGGCGCTGACGGTGGCCTACACGCTGCGCTTCTGGTGGGGCGCCTTCGTGGGCAAGCGCGACGCCTACTTCCTCGACGCCAGCGGCCAGGACCGGCCCGTCACCGCCTGCCACCCGGTGCCGGCCGGGTTCGCGGCCGCCCCGGTGCTGCTGGGACTGCTCTGCCTGGCCGGCGGCTTCGTCGGCCGCCAGCTGACCGAGGGCTTCGCCGGCTACGTCGACGCCTTCGCCGTCGGCGAGGAGAGCCACGGGATCGCGCTGTGGCACGGCTTCAGCGTCCCGCTGCTGATGTCCGCGCTCGCCGTCGCCGGCGGCGTCGTGCTCTTCTGGCAGCGCGCGTTCATCGCCCGCGCCCAGTCGACCTTCCCGGCGCCGTACGAGGCCGAGACCGCCTACCAGCGCATCATGCGCGGCCTGGACCGGCTCTCGGTCGAGACCACGGCAGTGACCCAGCGCGGTTCGGTGCCGGTCTACCTCACCTCGATCCTCGCGGTGCTCGTCGTCTTCCCCGGCGGTGCGCTGCTCCTGGTGCGGGACTGGCCGACCGTCCGCCTCTTCGACAGCCCGGCCCAGCTGCTGGCCGGTGCGGTGATGGCCGTCGCGGCGATCACCGCCGCCACGTCCCGCGGGCGGCTGCGCGCGGTCATGCTCGCCGGTGTCACGGGCTACGGCGTCGCGGTGCTGTTCCTGCTGCACGGAGCCCCCGACCTGGCGCTGACCCAGGTCCTCGTCGAGACCGTCACCCTGGTGATCTTCTCGCTGGTGCTGCGCAAGCTGCCGAAGTACTTCACCACCCGCCCGCTCTCGTCGAGCCGCTGGTGGCGCCTGGTCGTCGCGCTGCTCGTCGGCGGTGTGGTGGTCGGCATCGCCCTCGTCGCGGCGGGCGCGCGGGTCGCGGTGCCGGTCTCGATCACCTACCCCGAGGTCGCCTACACCTTCGGCTACGGCAAGAACGTCGTGAACGTGACGCTGGTCGACATCCGCTCCTGGGACACCATGGGCGAGGTCGCGGTGCTCGTGGTCGCGGCGACCGGCGTGGCCAGCCTGATCTTCCTCCGCAGCCGCTACTCCGCGCGCCCCGTGCGCCCGGAGGCGCCGACCGGGGGCGGCGCGGTGGGCCGTACGGTCTGGCTCCGCGGCGGGGAGACCCTGTCCCCGACGCGCCGCTCGATCGTCTTCGAGGTCGTGACCCGGGTGCTGTTCCCGGTGATGATCGTCGTCTCGGTCTACCTGCTCGTCGCGGGCCACAACGCACCCGGCGGCGGGTTCGCCGGCGGCCTGGTGGCCGGGATGGCGCTGATGGTCCGCTACCTCGCGGCCGGGAGCCGCGAGCTGGACGAGGCGGCGCCGGTGGACGCGGGCAAGGTGCTCGGCGGTGGGCTCGCCCTGGCTGCGCTGGGGTTGCTCGCGCCGGTGGTCATCGGCGGGCGCATCGGCCAGAGCTACGACATCTCCGTCGACTTCGGGGCGCTGGAGGCGGTCCGGACGCCGTTCGGCGAGCTGGCGGTCATGGGCTCCCCGCACCTGGTGACCTCGGTCTTCTTCGATATCGGCATCTACCTCATCGTCAACGGCGTCATGCTCGACCTCGCGCGCAGCCTCGGCTCGGGCATCGACACCCACGAGGCCGAGGACCGCGCGCCGGCCCCGCACCCCCACGAGACGACGGCCAGGCCGTCCCGGCGCGCGCCGATGCCGGAGCGCGGGTCGAGCCCGGTGGGTGCGCCGTGA
- a CDS encoding Na(+)/H(+) antiporter subunit C gives MSPNLTLALVAGVLVAAGVYLVLERSLTRILVGVLLASNGVNVLFLVASGAAGGAPITGVTEPRDMSDPLPQAFVLTAIVITLAVTAFLLTLAYRSFQIAGNDEVSDDVEDSAIRRLALDDETSGSYEPDDEGHPDEEGQATGEQEGERVTADPESSDADPAGFENSTEGETDQEPEPETPAETPKAPVAVRAPGEPPPGYLSGARRTPEEDGS, from the coding sequence GTGAGCCCGAACCTCACCCTCGCCCTCGTGGCCGGGGTCCTCGTCGCGGCCGGGGTCTACCTGGTGCTCGAGCGCTCGCTGACCCGCATCCTGGTCGGCGTCCTGCTCGCCTCGAACGGGGTCAACGTGCTCTTCCTCGTGGCCAGCGGAGCGGCCGGGGGCGCGCCGATCACCGGGGTCACCGAACCGCGGGACATGAGCGACCCGCTGCCGCAGGCCTTCGTGCTCACCGCGATCGTCATCACCCTGGCCGTCACCGCCTTCCTGCTGACCCTGGCCTACCGGAGCTTCCAGATCGCCGGCAACGACGAGGTCTCCGACGACGTCGAGGACTCCGCGATCCGGCGCCTGGCGCTCGACGACGAGACCTCCGGCAGCTACGAGCCCGACGACGAGGGCCACCCCGACGAGGAGGGCCAGGCCACCGGCGAGCAGGAGGGGGAGCGGGTCACCGCCGATCCGGAGTCCTCCGACGCAGACCCGGCCGGCTTCGAGAACAGCACCGAGGGCGAGACCGACCAGGAGCCCGAGCCGGAGACGCCCGCCGAGACGCCCAAGGCGCCGGTCGCGGTCCGCGCCCCCGGCGAACCACCGCCCGGCTACCTGTCCGGCGCCCGACGCACCCCCGAGGAGGACGGCTCGTGA
- a CDS encoding Na+/H+ antiporter subunit D produces MNNLLPLPVLLPLLGAGLALALNRRPRVQRVVAATALASVTTVAALLVWLTDAHGPIVLWVGNWPQPLGIALVADRLSALMLLVSSVVTLSVLLFSMGAPEAERRRETPISIFYPTFLVLSAGVSNAFLAGDLFNLFVGFEMLLFASYVLLTLGGTGERVRAGSTYVLVSLLSSTLFLVAIAAVYAATGTVNFAQLQGRLAELPPEVSLVLQLLLLTVFSIKAAVFPMSAWLPDSYPTAPAPVTAVFAGLLTKVGVYAIIRTQSVLFPDSPLTRLLMWAALITMVVGILGAIAQTEVKRMLSFTLVSHIGYMVFGVALATTAGYAGAIFYTAHHITIQTTLFLVLGLVEVRAGSTSLTKLGGLAALSPVLGILFFVPAMNLAGIPPFSGFIGKVGLLDAGVQHGGFLAYLLVGGGVVTSLLTLYAMAKVWNRAFWRPLQTEADELETVGVETVEQVAEQPAGTASGTSATEAASGDLEEEPGTTMQQDEGAEELSTGRRMPWPMVATTVVLVLVGVGITVVAGPLYGYSERAATDLLGGAAYVRAVLPEGVR; encoded by the coding sequence GTGAACAACCTGCTCCCGCTGCCGGTCCTGCTGCCGCTGCTCGGCGCCGGGCTGGCGCTCGCCCTGAACCGCCGCCCCCGCGTTCAGCGCGTCGTCGCCGCGACGGCGCTGGCCAGCGTGACCACGGTCGCCGCCCTGCTCGTGTGGCTGACCGACGCGCACGGCCCGATCGTGCTCTGGGTCGGCAACTGGCCGCAGCCGCTGGGCATCGCGCTCGTCGCCGACCGGCTGAGCGCTCTGATGCTGCTCGTGTCCTCGGTGGTCACGCTGTCGGTGCTGCTCTTCTCGATGGGTGCGCCCGAGGCGGAGCGCCGGCGCGAGACGCCGATCTCGATCTTCTACCCGACCTTCCTCGTGCTCTCCGCGGGCGTGTCCAACGCCTTCCTCGCCGGTGACCTGTTCAACCTCTTCGTCGGCTTCGAGATGCTGCTCTTCGCCTCGTACGTGCTGCTGACGCTGGGCGGCACGGGGGAGCGGGTGCGCGCCGGCAGCACGTACGTGCTGGTCAGCCTGCTGTCCTCGACGCTGTTCCTGGTGGCGATCGCCGCCGTGTACGCCGCGACGGGCACGGTGAACTTCGCCCAGCTCCAGGGCCGGCTCGCCGAGCTGCCGCCGGAGGTGTCGCTGGTGCTGCAGCTGCTGCTGCTCACCGTCTTCTCGATCAAGGCCGCGGTCTTCCCGATGTCGGCCTGGCTGCCGGACTCCTACCCGACCGCGCCCGCGCCGGTGACGGCGGTGTTCGCGGGCCTGCTGACCAAGGTCGGCGTCTACGCGATCATCCGGACGCAGTCGGTGCTCTTCCCCGACAGCCCGCTCACCCGCCTGCTGATGTGGGCCGCGCTCATCACCATGGTCGTGGGCATCCTCGGCGCGATCGCCCAGACCGAGGTCAAGCGGATGCTGTCGTTCACCCTGGTCAGCCACATCGGTTACATGGTGTTCGGCGTCGCGCTGGCGACCACGGCGGGCTACGCCGGCGCGATCTTCTACACCGCGCACCACATCACCATCCAGACGACGCTGTTCCTCGTGCTCGGGCTGGTCGAGGTGCGCGCGGGCAGCACGTCGCTGACCAAGCTCGGCGGGCTCGCCGCGCTGTCGCCCGTGCTCGGCATCCTCTTCTTCGTCCCCGCCATGAACCTGGCCGGGATCCCGCCGTTCTCCGGCTTCATCGGCAAGGTCGGCCTGCTCGACGCGGGTGTGCAGCACGGTGGCTTCCTGGCCTACCTGCTCGTCGGCGGGGGCGTCGTGACCAGCCTGCTCACCCTCTACGCGATGGCCAAGGTCTGGAACCGCGCCTTCTGGCGCCCGCTGCAGACCGAGGCCGACGAGCTGGAGACGGTCGGGGTCGAGACGGTGGAGCAGGTCGCCGAGCAGCCGGCGGGGACGGCCTCCGGGACGAGCGCGACCGAGGCCGCCTCGGGCGACCTCGAGGAGGAGCCCGGCACGACGATGCAGCAGGACGAGGGCGCCGAGGAGCTCTCCACCGGTCGGCGGATGCCGTGGCCGATGGTCGCGACGACCGTGGTGCTCGTGCTGGTCGGCGTCGGGATCACCGTCGTCGCCGGCCCGCTCTACGGCTACTCCGAGCGCGCCGCCACCGACCTGCTCGGCGGCGCGGCGTACGTGCGCGCGGTCCTGCCCGAGGGCGTGCGATGA
- a CDS encoding Na+/H+ antiporter subunit E has protein sequence MRARRRPSLAAVVVLTVTWVLLWERISLFVVLTGVLLALLVSLVFPLPRIERAGRVRPVALARLVGRLAQDLVVSSVRVVALSFARRTPRSAIIRVRLRTRSDLILTLTTELVSLVPGSLVVEVRRAESTLYIHALDTVDPDKLRRAEQDVLDSEERVLRAFGSDEEIAALDAEAARPTDRRAGVGRR, from the coding sequence ATGAGGGCGCGACGCCGGCCGAGCCTGGCGGCCGTCGTGGTCCTGACGGTGACCTGGGTGCTGCTGTGGGAGCGCATCTCGCTGTTCGTCGTGCTGACGGGCGTGCTGCTGGCGCTGCTGGTGTCCCTCGTCTTCCCGCTGCCGCGGATCGAGCGCGCCGGGCGGGTCCGCCCGGTCGCGCTGGCCCGGCTGGTCGGCCGGCTGGCGCAGGACCTCGTGGTGTCCAGCGTCCGGGTCGTCGCGCTGTCCTTCGCCCGCCGGACGCCGCGCAGCGCCATCATCCGGGTCCGGCTGCGCACCCGCTCCGACCTGATCCTGACCCTGACCACGGAGCTGGTGTCCCTGGTGCCCGGCAGCCTCGTGGTCGAGGTGCGGCGGGCCGAGAGCACCCTCTACATCCACGCCCTCGACACCGTCGACCCCGACAAGCTGCGCCGGGCCGAGCAGGACGTGCTCGACTCCGAGGAGCGGGTGCTGCGCGCCTTCGGCAGCGACGAGGAGATCGCCGCGCTCGACGCCGAGGCCGCGCGCCCGACCGACCGGAGAGCGGGGGTGGGGCGCCGATGA
- a CDS encoding monovalent cation/H+ antiporter complex subunit F — MSPVQVAVLVMVGIGAVLLVAAASMTVARMARGPSSLDRVVAADVLVAVVIATLAAEAIVNDHTTTLPIMLVLSLLGFAGAVSIARFVAERDKAVRWEDPGTRPKDGAQ, encoded by the coding sequence ATGAGCCCCGTGCAGGTGGCCGTGCTGGTGATGGTCGGGATCGGCGCCGTGCTGCTCGTCGCGGCCGCGTCGATGACCGTGGCCCGGATGGCGCGCGGGCCGAGCAGCCTCGACCGTGTCGTCGCGGCCGACGTGCTCGTCGCCGTCGTCATCGCGACCCTCGCCGCCGAGGCGATCGTGAACGACCACACGACGACCCTGCCGATCATGCTCGTGCTGTCGCTGCTGGGCTTCGCCGGCGCGGTCAGCATCGCGCGCTTCGTCGCCGAGCGGGACAAGGCGGTCCGCTGGGAGGACCCGGGCACCCGGCCGAAGGACGGTGCCCAGTGA
- the mnhG gene encoding monovalent cation/H(+) antiporter subunit G encodes MTGSSVADVLDLLGAFLVLVGCFLCFAAALGLLRFPDVVSRMHAATKPQTLGLIVLAAGVEVSLRSWASFGTLVLVAAFQLATAPVSAHLVGRTVYRTDQVRHELLVRDDLARDLEAAGFRLGPAPEDEQDPDAAEGDDRRLS; translated from the coding sequence GTGACCGGGTCGTCCGTCGCCGACGTCCTGGACCTGCTGGGCGCGTTCCTCGTCCTGGTCGGCTGCTTCCTCTGCTTCGCCGCCGCGCTCGGCCTGCTGCGCTTCCCCGACGTCGTCTCGCGCATGCACGCGGCGACCAAGCCGCAGACCCTCGGGCTGATCGTCCTGGCCGCGGGGGTCGAGGTGTCGCTGCGCAGCTGGGCGTCCTTCGGCACGCTCGTGCTGGTCGCCGCGTTCCAGCTGGCGACGGCGCCGGTCTCGGCCCACCTGGTGGGCCGCACGGTCTACCGGACCGACCAGGTCCGCCACGAGCTGCTGGTCCGCGACGACCTCGCCCGGGACCTGGAGGCGGCCGGCTTCCGCCTCGGGCCGGCGCCCGAGGACGAGCAGGACCCGGATGCCGCCGAGGGCGACGACCGCCGCCTCAGCTAG
- a CDS encoding TetR-like C-terminal domain-containing protein gives MPRAGLDTAAVTAAAAALADEVGLGGLSMGLLAERLGVRTPSLYKHVANQADLLHRVAVLAAVELGDALRDATQGRAGTDALEAAAQAMRAYVTQHPGRYAAGNAVPPTGPEDPLTVAVDRVLRSFSAVLRGYALPREQETHALRTVRSTLHGFAVLEAEGGFRFATDVDASFAWLVRLLDEGLRASGGTAGREGSS, from the coding sequence GTGCCTAGGGCGGGGCTCGACACCGCCGCGGTCACCGCCGCGGCGGCGGCGCTGGCCGACGAGGTCGGGCTCGGCGGGCTGAGCATGGGGCTGCTGGCCGAGCGGCTGGGGGTCCGGACGCCGTCGCTCTACAAGCACGTCGCCAACCAGGCCGACCTCCTCCACCGGGTCGCCGTGCTGGCGGCGGTGGAGCTCGGCGACGCCCTGCGCGACGCGACCCAGGGCCGGGCCGGGACCGACGCCCTCGAGGCGGCGGCGCAGGCGATGCGGGCGTACGTGACCCAGCACCCCGGGCGCTACGCCGCCGGCAACGCGGTCCCTCCGACCGGGCCCGAGGACCCCCTCACCGTCGCCGTGGACCGGGTGCTCCGCTCCTTCTCGGCGGTGCTGCGCGGCTACGCGCTGCCGCGCGAGCAGGAGACGCACGCCCTGCGGACCGTACGCAGCACGCTGCACGGCTTCGCGGTGCTGGAGGCCGAGGGCGGGTTCCGCTTCGCCACGGACGTGGACGCCAGCTTCGCCTGGCTCGTCCGGCTCCTCGACGAGGGGCTGCGGGCCTCGGGCGGGACCGCCGGACGAGAGGGGTCTAGCTGA
- a CDS encoding alpha/beta fold hydrolase, producing the protein MHDTLTIGTRTLAYEVAGEGPLVVLAHGLGDSRHSYRFVVPALVEAGYRVANLDLRGCGDSSTGWDGYSRTDIADDLVVLVRHLGGPAVLVGQSISGGAVTIAAASAPELVVGAVELAPFTRKVSYSLGGLLRVPRYRRGFVLLARTLLGSRSAWEGYLDLAYPTKPADWDAELGRIDARLTDPARMKVLQAMCRANPSDAAARLGEVRCPVLVVEGDLDPDFVDPRAEGRAVLADLPDGLGELVVLPGVGHYPHAQAPEALLEAVLPFLDRVLPRA; encoded by the coding sequence GTGCACGACACCCTGACCATCGGCACCCGGACCCTCGCCTACGAGGTCGCCGGCGAGGGACCCCTCGTCGTGCTCGCCCACGGGCTCGGCGACAGCCGGCACTCCTACCGCTTCGTGGTCCCGGCGCTCGTCGAGGCGGGCTACCGCGTCGCGAACCTCGACCTCCGCGGGTGCGGCGACTCGAGCACCGGCTGGGACGGCTACAGCCGCACCGACATCGCGGACGACCTGGTGGTCCTGGTCCGCCACCTCGGCGGCCCGGCCGTGCTGGTCGGGCAGTCGATCAGCGGCGGCGCGGTGACGATCGCCGCGGCGAGCGCGCCGGAGCTGGTCGTCGGTGCGGTCGAGCTCGCTCCCTTCACGCGCAAGGTCTCCTACTCCCTCGGCGGGCTGCTGCGGGTCCCGCGCTACCGCCGCGGCTTCGTGCTGCTGGCCCGCACGCTCCTCGGCAGCCGGTCGGCCTGGGAGGGCTACCTCGATCTCGCCTACCCCACCAAGCCGGCCGACTGGGACGCCGAGCTGGGCCGCATCGATGCCAGGCTCACCGACCCCGCGCGGATGAAGGTGCTGCAGGCGATGTGCCGGGCCAACCCGTCGGACGCCGCGGCGCGGTTGGGCGAGGTCCGCTGCCCCGTCCTGGTCGTCGAGGGCGACCTCGACCCCGACTTCGTCGACCCGCGGGCCGAGGGCCGGGCGGTCCTCGCGGACCTGCCGGACGGTCTGGGCGAGCTCGTGGTCCTGCCCGGTGTCGGCCACTACCCGCACGCCCAGGCGCCCGAGGCGCTGCTCGAGGCCGTCCTGCCCTTCCTCGACCGCGTGCTGCCGCGTGCCTAG
- a CDS encoding TIGR03960 family B12-binding radical SAM protein: MTVLEHAPSPESLFERIEPLLARVSKPVQYVGGELNSVVKDWGSTDVRWCLSYPDAYEVGLPNQGVAILYEVLNERDWILAERTYAVWGDMEALMRERGVPQFTLDGHRPVGAFDVFGLSFATELGYTNMLTELDLAGIPLHAVDRREHDPIVLAGGHAAFNPEPIADFVDAAVLGDGEEIALAISEVIREWKAEGRPEGRDGLLMRLAASGGVYVPKFYDTDYLPDGRIRRIAPNRSGVPYTVRKHTLMDLDAWPYPKKPLVPMAETVHERYSVEIFRGCTRGCRFCQAGMITRPVRERSIETIGSMVAAGIEATGLEEVGLLSLSSADHSEIGEVAHQLADRYDGTNVSLSLPSTRVDAFNIDLANELSRNGRRSGLTFAPEGGSQRLRQVINKMVTDEDLIRTVSAAYASGWRQVKLYFMCGLPTETDEDVLAIGELVRRVIDTGRKVSGRRDIRCTVSIGGFVPKPHTPFQWAAQCDADVIDDRLRQLRASVQSDRQYGKAIGFRYHDGKPGVVEGLLSRGDRRVGRIIETVWRDGGRFDGWSEHFSYERWMRCADEALAGTGVDVGWYTTRERDHNEVLPWDHLDSGLDREWLWEDWQDALDEREVEDCRWTPCFDCGVCPQMDTSIQIGPTGRTLLPIAGVRQGVTLETTPSAAGASTP, from the coding sequence ATGACCGTCCTCGAGCACGCACCCAGCCCGGAATCGCTCTTCGAGCGCATCGAGCCCCTGCTCGCGCGCGTCAGCAAGCCCGTCCAGTACGTCGGCGGCGAGCTGAACAGCGTCGTCAAGGACTGGGGGTCGACCGACGTGCGCTGGTGCCTGTCCTACCCGGACGCGTACGAGGTCGGCCTGCCCAACCAGGGCGTCGCGATCCTCTACGAGGTGCTCAACGAGCGCGACTGGATCCTGGCCGAGCGCACGTACGCGGTGTGGGGCGACATGGAGGCCCTGATGCGCGAGCGCGGCGTGCCGCAGTTCACCCTCGACGGGCACCGGCCCGTCGGTGCGTTCGACGTCTTCGGCCTGAGCTTCGCCACCGAGCTCGGCTACACGAACATGCTCACCGAGCTCGACCTGGCCGGCATCCCGCTGCACGCGGTCGACCGCCGCGAGCACGACCCGATCGTCCTGGCCGGCGGGCACGCGGCGTTCAACCCCGAGCCGATCGCCGACTTCGTCGACGCCGCGGTGCTGGGCGACGGGGAGGAGATCGCGCTCGCGATCTCGGAGGTCATCCGCGAGTGGAAGGCCGAGGGCCGTCCGGAGGGCCGCGACGGGCTGCTGATGCGGCTCGCGGCGAGCGGCGGCGTCTACGTCCCGAAGTTCTACGACACCGACTACCTGCCCGACGGCCGGATCCGGCGCATCGCGCCCAACCGCAGCGGCGTCCCGTACACGGTCCGCAAGCACACGCTCATGGACCTCGACGCGTGGCCCTACCCCAAGAAGCCGCTCGTGCCGATGGCCGAGACGGTGCACGAGCGCTACTCGGTGGAGATCTTCCGCGGGTGCACGCGCGGCTGCCGCTTCTGCCAGGCCGGGATGATCACCCGCCCGGTCCGCGAGCGCAGCATCGAGACGATCGGCTCCATGGTCGCCGCCGGGATCGAGGCGACCGGGCTGGAGGAGGTGGGCCTGCTCAGCCTCTCCAGCGCCGACCACTCCGAGATCGGCGAGGTCGCCCACCAGCTCGCCGACCGCTACGACGGCACCAACGTCTCGCTCTCGCTCCCGAGCACCCGGGTCGACGCCTTCAACATCGACCTGGCCAACGAGCTCTCACGCAACGGGCGGCGCTCCGGGCTGACCTTCGCGCCCGAGGGCGGTTCGCAGCGGCTGCGCCAGGTGATCAACAAGATGGTCACCGACGAGGACCTGATCCGCACCGTCTCCGCCGCGTACGCGAGCGGCTGGCGCCAGGTCAAGCTCTACTTCATGTGCGGCCTCCCGACCGAGACCGACGAGGACGTGCTCGCCATCGGGGAGCTGGTGCGCCGGGTGATCGACACCGGCCGCAAGGTCAGCGGGCGGCGCGACATCCGCTGCACGGTGAGCATCGGCGGCTTCGTGCCCAAGCCGCACACCCCCTTCCAGTGGGCCGCGCAGTGCGACGCCGACGTGATCGACGACCGGCTGCGCCAGCTGCGGGCCTCGGTGCAGTCCGACCGCCAGTACGGCAAGGCGATCGGCTTCCGCTACCACGACGGCAAGCCCGGCGTGGTCGAGGGGCTGCTCAGCCGCGGCGACCGGCGGGTGGGCAGGATCATCGAGACGGTGTGGCGCGACGGCGGCCGCTTCGACGGCTGGAGCGAGCACTTCTCCTACGAGCGCTGGATGCGCTGCGCGGACGAGGCGCTGGCCGGCACCGGGGTCGACGTCGGCTGGTACACGACCCGCGAGCGCGACCACAACGAGGTCCTGCCCTGGGACCACCTCGACTCCGGCCTCGACCGGGAGTGGCTGTGGGAGGACTGGCAGGACGCCCTCGACGAGCGCGAGGTCGAGGACTGCCGCTGGACGCCGTGCTTCGACTGCGGGGTCTGCCCGCAGATGGACACCTCGATCCAGATCGGCCCGACGGGCCGCACGCTGCTGCCCATCGCCGGGGTGCGGCAGGGCGTGACGCTGGAGACAACTCCCTCGGCCGCCGGGGCCTCCACGCCCTAG
- a CDS encoding pyridoxamine 5'-phosphate oxidase family protein produces the protein MVAVAPPGPAAETPVRTLDELVAVVGEPNEVAAHKVQDRLHELHRQWLEASPFCVLATSDADGNLDASPKGDPAGQLVHVIDEVTIAIAERPGNRRVDGYRNVLSNPHVGLLFMVPGRDDTLRVNGRARLVSDAPWFDEVAVKGRRPILGLVVDVDEVFTHCSKAFLRSRLWHPETWEPDAVPSRAVFSHTFERKDQTLAEVEAHYGPAYAEQLY, from the coding sequence ATGGTCGCCGTCGCCCCGCCCGGTCCCGCCGCCGAGACCCCCGTCCGCACGCTCGACGAGCTCGTCGCGGTGGTGGGGGAGCCCAACGAGGTCGCGGCGCACAAGGTCCAGGACCGGCTGCACGAGCTGCACCGCCAGTGGCTGGAGGCGTCGCCCTTCTGCGTGCTCGCGACCTCCGACGCCGACGGCAACCTGGACGCCTCGCCGAAGGGTGACCCGGCCGGACAGCTCGTGCACGTGATCGACGAGGTGACCATCGCCATCGCCGAGCGGCCGGGCAACCGGCGCGTCGACGGCTACAGGAACGTCCTGTCCAACCCGCACGTCGGGCTGCTGTTCATGGTCCCCGGCCGCGACGACACGCTCCGGGTCAACGGCCGCGCCCGGCTGGTGTCCGACGCCCCCTGGTTCGACGAGGTGGCCGTCAAGGGACGCCGTCCGATCCTCGGGCTCGTCGTCGACGTCGACGAGGTCTTCACGCACTGCTCCAAGGCGTTCCTGCGCTCCCGGCTGTGGCACCCCGAGACCTGGGAGCCCGACGCGGTCCCGAGCCGCGCGGTCTTCTCGCACACCTTCGAGCGCAAGGACCAGACCCTCGCCGAGGTCGAGGCCCACTACGGCCCCGCGTACGCCGAGCAGCTCTACTGA